A window of the Gemmatimonadota bacterium genome harbors these coding sequences:
- a CDS encoding copper-translocating P-type ATPase → MTTANITHPRPAAPPPSAEQVVIPVTGMTCAACQGRVQRTLSKTPGVVDASVNLMMGNATIAYDASAITPDALVERIRATGYGAELPRADRTAFEEQAARDAATAEEFRELRAKAWASAIAGVLAMLLSMPLMGAMDAGHNGPVADPFMGWAMEHMTPGLRSVLPWLYAIPASVLSWGLLLVTLGVMTWAGRHFYTRAWAAFRHHSADMNTLVAVGTGAAFVYSVVATVAPSFFVRHGVAPDVYYEAVIIIIALILTGNAFEARAKRETSTALRALANLQPKTARVLRDEAEQDVPVDSVRADDMILVRPGERVPVDGEIVSGESAVDESMLTGESLPVTKRTGDRVIGGTINRTGAFRYRATTLGETSVLAQIVKLMRDAQGSRAPIQRLADRISAIFVPVVVSLAVATFAAWFVAVHATGGGVGEATVRAFAAAVAVLIIACPCAMGLAVPTAVMVSTGKGAELGVLIKGGEALQRAGDITTVVLDKTGTVTEGRPTVTDVEVVQDSPMASDALLSLVASLETMSEHPLADALVRHARGRGLTVETPEAFASYTGRGATGVVLGRALAVGNEALLQDFAVDVSPLRAVAHRLADEGKTAMYVAVDGALAGVVAVADPIRATSRAAIQRMQRLGLDVVMLTGDNQRTADAVARDAGIGRVVAGVLPAGKVAEIERLQAGGRVVAMVGDGINDAPALAKADIGIAMGSGTDIAVEAADIALMRGDLASVVDAIRLSRRTMRTMKQNLFWAFAYNVVGIPVAAGLLFPITGLLLSPILASAAMAFSSVSVVMNSLRLRRFAATTA, encoded by the coding sequence ATGACCACCGCGAATATCACGCACCCGCGGCCCGCTGCGCCTCCGCCATCGGCGGAGCAGGTCGTCATCCCGGTGACGGGCATGACGTGCGCCGCCTGCCAGGGTCGCGTTCAGCGGACGTTGAGCAAGACACCGGGCGTCGTCGACGCCTCGGTGAATCTGATGATGGGCAATGCCACGATTGCGTACGACGCGTCGGCGATCACGCCGGACGCGCTGGTCGAGCGGATTCGCGCGACCGGTTATGGCGCGGAGTTGCCTCGTGCGGATCGCACCGCCTTCGAGGAGCAAGCTGCGCGCGACGCCGCGACGGCGGAGGAGTTTCGGGAGCTGCGCGCGAAAGCGTGGGCGAGCGCCATCGCGGGCGTCCTGGCGATGCTGCTCAGTATGCCCCTTATGGGTGCAATGGATGCAGGACACAATGGGCCCGTGGCCGACCCGTTCATGGGGTGGGCAATGGAGCACATGACGCCGGGCCTGCGGAGCGTGCTGCCATGGCTCTACGCCATTCCGGCTTCGGTCCTCTCATGGGGGCTGCTCCTCGTGACGCTCGGCGTCATGACGTGGGCGGGCCGGCACTTCTACACGCGGGCGTGGGCTGCCTTTCGCCATCACTCCGCCGACATGAACACGCTCGTCGCCGTGGGCACGGGCGCGGCGTTCGTGTACTCGGTGGTCGCCACGGTCGCACCGAGCTTCTTCGTGCGCCATGGGGTAGCGCCCGACGTGTACTACGAGGCGGTGATCATCATCATCGCGCTCATACTCACCGGGAATGCCTTCGAGGCGCGCGCCAAGCGCGAGACGTCGACCGCGCTCCGCGCACTGGCGAACCTGCAGCCGAAGACGGCGCGTGTGCTGCGCGATGAGGCGGAGCAGGACGTGCCGGTCGACAGCGTGCGCGCGGACGACATGATCCTCGTGCGGCCCGGAGAGCGCGTGCCGGTGGACGGGGAGATCGTCAGCGGAGAGAGCGCGGTGGACGAGAGTATGCTGACCGGCGAGTCACTGCCCGTCACGAAGCGCACGGGTGATCGCGTGATCGGCGGGACGATCAATCGCACGGGGGCATTCCGGTACCGCGCCACGACGCTTGGCGAAACGAGTGTCCTGGCGCAGATCGTGAAGCTGATGCGCGATGCGCAGGGATCGCGCGCCCCGATCCAGCGCCTGGCGGATCGCATCAGCGCGATCTTCGTTCCGGTCGTGGTCTCGCTCGCCGTGGCGACGTTCGCCGCGTGGTTTGTGGCGGTGCACGCGACGGGCGGCGGCGTGGGCGAAGCGACCGTCCGGGCGTTCGCGGCGGCCGTGGCCGTGCTGATCATCGCGTGCCCCTGTGCCATGGGCTTGGCCGTCCCCACCGCCGTGATGGTCTCGACGGGCAAGGGTGCGGAGCTCGGCGTGTTGATCAAGGGTGGGGAGGCGCTGCAGCGTGCCGGCGACATTACGACGGTCGTGCTCGACAAGACCGGCACGGTGACCGAAGGACGGCCAACGGTGACGGACGTCGAGGTCGTACAGGACAGCCCGATGGCGAGCGACGCGTTGCTCTCGCTCGTCGCGTCACTCGAGACGATGAGTGAGCATCCGCTGGCCGATGCGCTCGTTCGCCATGCCCGCGGCCGGGGGCTCACCGTCGAGACTCCGGAAGCCTTCGCATCCTACACGGGGCGTGGGGCCACAGGGGTGGTGCTGGGACGCGCGCTGGCCGTCGGAAACGAAGCCTTGCTGCAGGACTTCGCCGTCGACGTCTCGCCCCTGCGCGCTGTTGCCCATCGCCTCGCCGACGAAGGCAAGACGGCGATGTACGTCGCGGTCGACGGTGCGCTCGCGGGTGTGGTGGCCGTCGCAGACCCGATTCGCGCGACGTCTCGCGCGGCGATCCAGCGGATGCAGCGTCTTGGCCTCGACGTGGTAATGCTCACGGGCGACAACCAGCGCACCGCGGATGCAGTCGCGCGGGACGCCGGCATCGGCCGCGTGGTCGCCGGCGTGCTGCCGGCCGGCAAGGTGGCGGAGATTGAGCGCCTGCAGGCTGGCGGGCGGGTGGTCGCCATGGTCGGTGACGGCATCAACGACGCCCCAGCGTTGGCGAAAGCCGACATTGGCATCGCGATGGGTAGCGGCACCGACATCGCGGTCGAAGCGGCCGATATCGCACTCATGCGCGGTGATCTCGCCAGCGTCGTGGACGCGATCCGACTCTCGCGGCGCACGATGCGCACGATGAAGCAGAACCTCTTCTGGGCTTTTGCCTACAACGTCGTCGGCATTCCCGTCGCGGCCGGCCTGCTGTTCCCGATCACCGGCCTGTTGTTGAGCCCTATCCTCGCGAGCGCGGCGATGGCGTTCAGCAGCGTGAGCGTGGTCATGAACAGCCTGCGCCTTCGGCGATTCGCCGCGACGACGGCCTAG
- a CDS encoding metal-sensitive transcriptional regulator yields the protein MTPNQSRHTTSHDQTDDASDATWDATLNTSAASSGCSAHGDAAVEGRKAVAVDGAVKERNIKRLRRIEGQVRGLQKMVDDDRYCADIMTQISSVHEALRSVSRELMRNHLKHCASSAMQSTDAAAESMYDELVDLMFKHSR from the coding sequence ATGACCCCGAACCAGAGCCGCCACACCACCTCGCACGACCAGACCGACGACGCGTCCGATGCGACATGGGATGCCACGCTCAACACATCGGCCGCCAGCAGCGGGTGCAGTGCCCACGGCGACGCGGCCGTGGAGGGGCGGAAGGCCGTTGCCGTCGACGGCGCGGTGAAGGAGCGCAACATCAAGCGCCTCCGCCGCATCGAGGGTCAAGTGCGCGGCCTCCAGAAGATGGTGGACGACGACCGCTACTGCGCGGACATCATGACGCAGATCTCGTCGGTACACGAGGCGCTGCGCAGCGTGTCGCGGGAACTCATGCGCAACCATTTGAAGCACTGCGCCAGCTCGGCGATGCAGTCGACAGACGCTGCGGCGGAGTCGATGTACGACGAGCTGGTCGACCTCATGTTCAAGCACAGCCGCTAA
- a CDS encoding thioredoxin family protein: MKDLTLEARYNSALTLDQFVAQAAANHELWATFAKRAAPDADLVARVNRLSARRHLLVLLEDWCGDAVNTIPALAALAGASATLDLRILTRDENPDLMDAHLTGGTRSIPIVIVLDEAYHEVGWWGPRPAPLQSWVRSEGHALDKTARYREVRRWYARDRAQTTLTEILALLEGGAAARAA; the protein is encoded by the coding sequence ATGAAGGACCTGACACTTGAGGCGCGCTACAACAGCGCGCTGACGCTGGACCAATTCGTCGCGCAGGCGGCGGCAAATCACGAGCTGTGGGCGACGTTCGCCAAGCGCGCAGCGCCCGACGCGGACCTGGTGGCGCGTGTCAATCGCCTGTCGGCGCGCCGGCACCTGCTGGTGCTGCTCGAGGACTGGTGCGGCGACGCCGTCAACACGATCCCGGCGCTCGCGGCGCTGGCTGGTGCGTCTGCCACGCTGGATCTGCGGATCCTCACGCGAGACGAGAACCCGGATCTGATGGACGCGCACCTCACCGGCGGCACGCGATCCATCCCCATCGTGATCGTGCTCGACGAGGCGTACCACGAAGTCGGCTGGTGGGGCCCGCGGCCTGCGCCACTCCAGTCCTGGGTGCGCTCGGAGGGGCACGCACTCGACAAGACAGCGCGGTACCGCGAGGTCCGGCGATGGTACGCGCGGGATCGTGCCCAGACCACGTTGACGGAGATCCTCGCGCTCCTCGAAGGCGGCGCTGCCGCCCGGGCCGCCTAG
- a CDS encoding alpha/beta hydrolase, translating into MALGTGAVAVGIAALAIVDADGADTGRPLFVRRLGDSGPLLVFLPGIGATTRFWELVVAPLADRYRLVLIDLLGFGRSPKPWTTYSVDRHLAELERVIAPLAADGPVTLVGHSLGARLAVTYAARNPTHVRGLVLVSLPYFTGGEEAKRFLRQGDSGWVRTHLVPLALWCLLGRRLLGWAAPMMAGDVPREVVEDMNQMTWRSSTSTLWEAIYRYDLSVDLRRLRANLPVTLLHGDQDQSAPVSGVWDISRQRPSAIVRVREGEGHALPLNQREWVREQIGGAVPA; encoded by the coding sequence GTGGCACTGGGAACGGGTGCCGTCGCCGTCGGTATCGCCGCGCTGGCCATCGTTGACGCAGACGGCGCTGACACCGGACGCCCCCTGTTCGTGCGGCGTCTCGGCGACAGCGGCCCGTTGCTGGTCTTCCTACCGGGCATCGGTGCGACCACACGTTTCTGGGAACTGGTGGTCGCCCCGCTGGCAGATCGCTATCGGCTAGTGTTGATCGATTTGCTCGGCTTCGGACGCTCACCCAAGCCGTGGACCACCTACTCGGTCGACCGACATCTCGCAGAACTCGAGCGCGTCATCGCACCGCTCGCTGCCGACGGACCCGTAACACTGGTGGGACATTCGCTCGGTGCGCGGCTCGCGGTAACGTATGCCGCCCGAAACCCGACGCATGTGCGCGGCCTCGTGCTCGTGAGCTTGCCATACTTCACGGGCGGTGAGGAGGCCAAGCGATTTCTCAGGCAGGGCGACAGTGGATGGGTACGAACGCATTTGGTGCCACTTGCGCTGTGGTGTCTGCTGGGCCGCCGCCTGCTCGGGTGGGCGGCACCGATGATGGCCGGTGATGTCCCGCGCGAAGTGGTGGAAGACATGAATCAGATGACATGGCGCTCGTCGACGTCGACCCTCTGGGAGGCCATCTACCGATACGATCTGTCGGTCGATCTGCGACGATTGCGGGCCAATCTGCCGGTGACGCTCTTGCACGGCGATCAGGACCAAAGCGCTCCGGTCAGTGGCGTTTGGGACATCAGTCGCCAGCGACCGTCCGCTATAGTGCGCGTTCGTGAGGGCGAGGGACATGCACTTCCGTTGAATCAACGAGAGTGGGTCCGCGAGCAGATTGGTGGAGCGGTGCCCGCGTAG
- a CDS encoding DUF4198 domain-containing protein yields MPDAFAVTPGGRIELSGQTSSLFPSSLSAVAPDRIISAQVVTANSAVTVRDVSVQGQSLRLAHAATTAGQHLIGVQLAPRTVRESPASFRRYLDLEGAPEARQRYERAGLLPPVGGDSIVRRYAKYAKTVVEVGDGPRAFQRPLDHPLEFVLLSDPSALRIGDTLRVRLVLLGKPAVSASLHAGSVPSGPGARTDTAAARRAAARDVKLETDASGVATVVVTQSGLWNIRTLQIVPADKGSGADWDVHWATLVFSVKRR; encoded by the coding sequence GTGCCTGACGCGTTTGCGGTCACGCCTGGCGGGCGCATCGAATTGAGCGGCCAGACGTCGAGCCTGTTTCCGAGCAGTTTGTCGGCCGTAGCACCGGATCGTATCATCTCAGCGCAGGTCGTCACGGCCAACTCAGCGGTCACCGTTCGCGATGTGTCTGTGCAGGGGCAATCGCTTCGACTCGCGCACGCGGCCACCACAGCAGGCCAACACCTTATCGGCGTGCAGCTCGCGCCGAGAACCGTCCGCGAATCGCCGGCAAGTTTTCGGCGGTACCTCGATCTGGAGGGCGCGCCGGAGGCGAGGCAGCGATATGAACGCGCGGGTTTGCTCCCGCCTGTCGGCGGTGATAGCATCGTGCGACGCTACGCAAAGTACGCCAAGACCGTGGTCGAGGTCGGTGATGGACCACGGGCGTTCCAGCGTCCGCTCGATCACCCGCTTGAGTTCGTGCTGCTCTCCGATCCATCGGCGCTTCGCATTGGCGACACTCTTCGCGTCAGGCTTGTACTGCTGGGCAAGCCTGCAGTCTCGGCCTCTCTCCATGCGGGCTCCGTACCGAGCGGGCCTGGCGCGCGTACCGACACCGCCGCCGCACGTCGTGCCGCCGCGCGCGACGTGAAGTTGGAGACCGACGCGAGCGGCGTGGCCACCGTCGTGGTCACGCAGTCTGGCCTCTGGAATATTCGCACGCTGCAGATTGTGCCCGCCGACAAAGGATCCGGCGCTGACTGGGATGTACATTGGGCCACCCTGGTGTTTTCCGTCAAACGCCGATAG
- a CDS encoding nuclear transport factor 2 family protein, with product MLPILRIGALAFSLGALVPTSPVRAQAARADSIAVTTAVTRFHDALTAGDSVRAVATLASDALILESGAIETRAEYLGHHLGADMAASKDSKGTQTVVQVRVAGDAAYVVSRTVTPPTGEEGSTGSQMAELIVLERTTTGWKIQAIHWSSRRRRS from the coding sequence ATGCTGCCGATTCTGCGCATAGGTGCGCTCGCCTTCTCGCTGGGCGCCCTCGTCCCGACGTCCCCCGTACGCGCCCAAGCAGCGCGGGCTGACTCAATCGCCGTCACTACCGCCGTCACACGATTCCACGACGCGCTTACCGCGGGCGATTCCGTGCGCGCCGTCGCTACGCTGGCGAGCGACGCGCTCATTCTCGAAAGCGGTGCCATCGAGACCCGCGCCGAGTATCTCGGCCACCATTTGGGTGCGGACATGGCGGCGAGCAAAGACTCCAAGGGCACTCAAACCGTTGTCCAGGTTCGGGTAGCGGGAGACGCCGCCTACGTCGTATCACGGACGGTCACCCCGCCGACAGGTGAAGAAGGTTCGACAGGTTCGCAGATGGCTGAGCTTATCGTTCTTGAGCGCACGACAACGGGCTGGAAAATTCAGGCGATCCACTGGTCGTCTCGCCGACGCCGCTCGTGA
- a CDS encoding four-helix bundle copper-binding protein produces the protein MSHHLDQTAKDCIAACNDCATECGHCFAHMTGKTSSNDCPACCIECAAIARLCSDAIARHSPFAKQLCALCADICDWCAKECDAHEMEHCKSCAEACRRCAEACRKMAG, from the coding sequence ATGAGCCACCATCTCGATCAGACGGCGAAGGATTGCATCGCCGCGTGCAACGACTGCGCGACAGAATGCGGCCATTGTTTCGCGCATATGACCGGCAAGACCAGCTCCAATGATTGCCCGGCGTGCTGCATTGAGTGCGCCGCCATCGCCCGACTCTGTAGCGATGCGATAGCGCGCCACAGCCCCTTTGCCAAGCAACTCTGCGCGCTGTGCGCCGACATCTGCGATTGGTGCGCCAAGGAATGCGATGCGCACGAGATGGAACACTGCAAGAGCTGCGCTGAGGCCTGCCGTCGTTGCGCCGAGGCGTGCCGCAAGATGGCCGGATGA
- a CDS encoding type II glyceraldehyde-3-phosphate dehydrogenase — protein sequence MTVRVAVNGFGVIGRRVADAVGMQPDMQLAGIVDVATDWRMQVARERDFAIYGATAESVTALRAAGCEPRGDLGELLAVADVVVDCTPKGVDAQNRELYNAAGVRHIFQGGAKHDLAGHSFVACANYESALDRRSTRVVSCNTTSTVRTLFALRQAGLLGRARGVLVRRASDPWESHREGIMNTMVPEPVIPSHQGPDARTVLPDLDVVTIATKSPQNVGHLHHWIVDLARPASRDEVLAAFMAVSRIAFIRVSDGVAALNVTAELMKEIGRPRGDMWEVALWEDILTVEGKELMYAYQVDNQAIVVPETLDAIRALTGSERNGALSMQRTDESLGVRQRFL from the coding sequence ATGACTGTTCGCGTCGCAGTGAATGGATTCGGGGTGATCGGGCGTCGCGTCGCCGACGCCGTGGGCATGCAGCCCGACATGCAGCTTGCCGGAATCGTCGACGTCGCGACCGACTGGCGGATGCAAGTGGCACGGGAACGCGACTTTGCGATCTATGGAGCAACCGCCGAATCCGTCACGGCGCTGCGCGCGGCCGGGTGCGAGCCTAGGGGTGACCTTGGGGAACTGCTCGCGGTTGCGGATGTCGTGGTGGATTGTACCCCAAAAGGTGTGGACGCCCAGAATAGAGAGCTGTACAACGCGGCGGGCGTACGACACATCTTCCAGGGCGGAGCGAAACACGATCTGGCCGGACACTCCTTCGTCGCGTGTGCGAACTACGAGTCCGCCCTCGACCGCCGGTCCACGCGCGTCGTCTCATGCAACACCACCTCAACGGTGCGGACCCTCTTCGCGCTCCGCCAGGCGGGACTGCTCGGGCGAGCCCGCGGCGTCCTGGTGCGACGGGCGTCCGACCCGTGGGAAAGTCATCGCGAGGGAATCATGAACACGATGGTCCCGGAGCCGGTGATCCCCAGTCATCAGGGTCCGGATGCGCGCACCGTGCTTCCCGACCTCGACGTCGTGACCATCGCGACCAAGTCGCCCCAGAACGTAGGACATCTCCACCACTGGATTGTTGATCTTGCGCGCCCCGCGAGTCGGGACGAGGTGCTGGCGGCATTCATGGCCGTGTCTCGCATCGCGTTTATCCGCGTCAGCGACGGGGTTGCGGCGCTCAACGTTACGGCAGAGTTGATGAAGGAAATCGGTCGGCCGCGAGGCGACATGTGGGAGGTCGCGCTGTGGGAGGACATCCTCACCGTGGAGGGCAAGGAGTTGATGTACGCGTACCAGGTAGACAATCAGGCTATCGTGGTCCCGGAGACGCTCGACGCCATCCGAGCTCTCACCGGCAGTGAGCGGAACGGAGCGCTCTCGATGCAGCGCACCGATGAGAGTCTTGGTGTCCGTCAGCGTTTCCTGTGA